A single window of Bombyx mori chromosome 17, ASM3026992v2 DNA harbors:
- the LOC101739285 gene encoding ER membrane protein complex subunit 3 encodes MPELLLDPNIRFWVFLPIVIITFLVGIVRHYVSLILSSQKKIELIQVQDSQVMIRARLLRENGKYLPRQSFAMRRHWFNNEETGYFKVQKRAAASQNPMTDPGMMTDMLKGNLTNVLPMIVIGGWINWMFSGFLTTKVPFPLTLRFKPMLQRGVELAYLDASWVSSASWYFLNVFGLRTIYALVLGENNAADQSKIMQEQMSGAAMAMPPDPKAAFKAEWEALEITEHKWALANVEADLLQSNTE; translated from the exons ATGCCCGAGTTACTTTTAGATCCAAATATCCGATTTTGGGTGTTTCTACCCATTGtcataattacatttttggttGGAATTGTGAGACACTATGTATCACTTATACTGTCCTCTCAAAAAAAGATTGAACTTATTCAGGTTCAAGATAG tCAAGTAATGATACGTGCGAGGTTGCTTCGAGAGAACGGGAAGTATCTACCTAGGCAGTCATTTGCTATGCGTCGCCACTGGTTTAACAATGAGGAAACAGGCTATTTCAAAGTACAGAAAAGAGCTGCTGCTTCACAG AATCCTATGACAGATCCAGGCATGATGACTGACATGTTGAAAGGTAATCTGACAAATGTCTTGCCTATGATTGTCATCGGAGGATGGATTAACTGGATGTTCAGTGGTTTTCTTACAA CCAAAGTACCTTTTCCGCTGACTCTGCGATTCAAGCCGATGCTTCAGCGCGGCGTTGAGCTAGCGTATCTGGATGCTTCATGGGTGTCATCAGCTTCATGGTATTTCCTCAATGTATTCGGTTTGAGGACGATATATGCACTTGTACTGGGAGAAAATAATG CTGCCGACCAGTCGAAAATAATGCAAGAGCAGATGTCTGGAGCGGCAATGGCGATGCCTCCCGACCCCAAGGCTGCCTTCAAGGCCGAGTGGGAGGCTCTGGAGATCACCGAACATAAGTGGGCGCTTGCCAACGTCGAAGCAGACTTATTACAAAGCAATACGGAGTGA
- the LOC101739562 gene encoding endonuclease III-like protein 1 isoform X1, with protein sequence MPLTYKLRKISLLSMFKDKIKNIHTRKETTKIREKQTDTEQNMENRNKVTENNIGSETAIAVPDLSQFKFEKKSHVKIKFEKESPSKQEPEGLWEPPNWRQFFLNLKIMRANNDAPVDTMGCHMNMDENVPPEVYRYQCLVSLMLSSQTKDQVNFTAMQRLRARGLTVDNVLSMSDEELGQLIYPVGFWKTKVKYIKKTTGILKEQYNGDIPDSVEKLCKLNGVGPKMAHICMKVAWNKITGIGVDTHVHRICNRIGWVKKPTKTPEETRLALQSWLPFEQWSEVNHLLVGFGQTICQPIKPNCGECLNNDICPASTIGKKSPKKSDKQTRDKIEVGIKIEADMEDFQVKNEKTWKTISPKVNTKIQDLELDKINTSTPQKHQDKLKKPEFNNQFELHSDATSNENNSTKASKSYENLKHTKDTCGGKRIFKKADVHCDEPKLPLKRKSPRVNQRTETKKLENLKKIRTRSALK encoded by the exons ATGCCACTCACATATAAACTCCGAAAAATATCACTGTTATCAATGTtcaaagataaaattaaaaatattcataccAGAAAGGAAACAACGAAAATACGTGAAAAGCAAACAGATACAGAACAGAATATGGAGAACAGGAACAAGGTTACAGAAAACAACATTGGCTCAGAGACCGCCATAGCAGTACCTGATTTAAGCCAATTCAAATTCGAGAAAAAATCtcatgtaaaaattaaatttgaaaaagaaTCTCCAAGCAAGCAA GAACCTGAAGGCTTATGGGAACCACCAAATTGGAGACAGTTTTTTTTGAACCTGAAGATTATGAGAGCTAATAATGATGCTCCAGTAGATACAATGGGATGTCATATGAACATGGATGAGAATGTACCACCAGAG GTGTACAGATATCAATGCTTAGTTTCTCTGATGCTATCAAGCCAAACCAAGGACCAAGTTAACTTTACTGCTATGCAGAGGCTTCGGGCTCGGGGTCTTACAGTTGATAATGTGTTGAGTATGAGTGATGAAGAACTAGGTCAGTTGATATATCCTGTTGGATTTTGGAAG acaaaagtaaaatacataaaaaaaacaacaggaaTTCTAAAAGAGCAGTACAATGGAGACATCCCCGATTCAGTCGAAAAGTTGTGCAAACTGAATGGTGTTGGTCCTAAAATGGCACATATTTGTATGAAGGTTGCTTGGAACAAGATCACTGGAATCG gtGTTGACACACATGTACATAGGATATGCAATAGGATTGGATGGGTCAAAAAACCAACTAAAACTCCTGAGGAAACTCGCCTAGCTCTACAGAGTTGGTTGCCTTTTGAACAATGGAGTGAAGTTAATCATCTACTTGTTGGATTTGGCCAAACTATATGTCAACCAATAAAACCTAATTGTGGAGAATGCCTGAATAATGATATTTGCCCTGCAAGTACTATAGGGAAAAAATCGCCAAAAAAATCTGACAAACAAACCAGAGATAAAATTGAAGTTGGAATTAAAATTGAAGCTGATATGGAAGATTTtcaagtaaaaaatgaaaagaCTTGGAAAACTATAAGTCCAAAAGTGAATACCAAGATTCAAGATTTAGAATTggacaaaattaatacatctaCACCACAAAAACAtcaagataaattaaaaaaaccagaATTCAATAACCAATTTGAATTACATAGTGATGCGACgtcaaatgaaaataatagtACAAAAGCTTCCAAGTCCTATGAAAATCTTAAACATACGAAAGACACTTGTGGTGGTAAAAGAATATTCAAAAAAGCAGATGTCCATTGCGATGAGCCTAAATTAcctttaaaaagaaaatcgcCTAGAGTTAATCAAAGAACAGAAACTAAAAAActggaaaatttaaaaaaaattagaacacgGTCAGCACTAAAATAA
- the LOC101739562 gene encoding endonuclease III-like protein 1 isoform X2 has protein sequence MENRNKVTENNIGSETAIAVPDLSQFKFEKKSHVKIKFEKESPSKQEPEGLWEPPNWRQFFLNLKIMRANNDAPVDTMGCHMNMDENVPPEVYRYQCLVSLMLSSQTKDQVNFTAMQRLRARGLTVDNVLSMSDEELGQLIYPVGFWKTKVKYIKKTTGILKEQYNGDIPDSVEKLCKLNGVGPKMAHICMKVAWNKITGIGVDTHVHRICNRIGWVKKPTKTPEETRLALQSWLPFEQWSEVNHLLVGFGQTICQPIKPNCGECLNNDICPASTIGKKSPKKSDKQTRDKIEVGIKIEADMEDFQVKNEKTWKTISPKVNTKIQDLELDKINTSTPQKHQDKLKKPEFNNQFELHSDATSNENNSTKASKSYENLKHTKDTCGGKRIFKKADVHCDEPKLPLKRKSPRVNQRTETKKLENLKKIRTRSALK, from the exons ATGGAGAACAGGAACAAGGTTACAGAAAACAACATTGGCTCAGAGACCGCCATAGCAGTACCTGATTTAAGCCAATTCAAATTCGAGAAAAAATCtcatgtaaaaattaaatttgaaaaagaaTCTCCAAGCAAGCAA GAACCTGAAGGCTTATGGGAACCACCAAATTGGAGACAGTTTTTTTTGAACCTGAAGATTATGAGAGCTAATAATGATGCTCCAGTAGATACAATGGGATGTCATATGAACATGGATGAGAATGTACCACCAGAG GTGTACAGATATCAATGCTTAGTTTCTCTGATGCTATCAAGCCAAACCAAGGACCAAGTTAACTTTACTGCTATGCAGAGGCTTCGGGCTCGGGGTCTTACAGTTGATAATGTGTTGAGTATGAGTGATGAAGAACTAGGTCAGTTGATATATCCTGTTGGATTTTGGAAG acaaaagtaaaatacataaaaaaaacaacaggaaTTCTAAAAGAGCAGTACAATGGAGACATCCCCGATTCAGTCGAAAAGTTGTGCAAACTGAATGGTGTTGGTCCTAAAATGGCACATATTTGTATGAAGGTTGCTTGGAACAAGATCACTGGAATCG gtGTTGACACACATGTACATAGGATATGCAATAGGATTGGATGGGTCAAAAAACCAACTAAAACTCCTGAGGAAACTCGCCTAGCTCTACAGAGTTGGTTGCCTTTTGAACAATGGAGTGAAGTTAATCATCTACTTGTTGGATTTGGCCAAACTATATGTCAACCAATAAAACCTAATTGTGGAGAATGCCTGAATAATGATATTTGCCCTGCAAGTACTATAGGGAAAAAATCGCCAAAAAAATCTGACAAACAAACCAGAGATAAAATTGAAGTTGGAATTAAAATTGAAGCTGATATGGAAGATTTtcaagtaaaaaatgaaaagaCTTGGAAAACTATAAGTCCAAAAGTGAATACCAAGATTCAAGATTTAGAATTggacaaaattaatacatctaCACCACAAAAACAtcaagataaattaaaaaaaccagaATTCAATAACCAATTTGAATTACATAGTGATGCGACgtcaaatgaaaataatagtACAAAAGCTTCCAAGTCCTATGAAAATCTTAAACATACGAAAGACACTTGTGGTGGTAAAAGAATATTCAAAAAAGCAGATGTCCATTGCGATGAGCCTAAATTAcctttaaaaagaaaatcgcCTAGAGTTAATCAAAGAACAGAAACTAAAAAActggaaaatttaaaaaaaattagaacacgGTCAGCACTAAAATAA
- the LOC101739431 gene encoding nucleolar protein 12 has protein sequence MGKRNNKNQVRKKKVTLVFDEAKRKDFLCGFRKRKLERKKKAQEDLQRLLKEEKRRIKQENKESYKKLVVSSRPLPDIEQLLKEEYEDDDADVKVKIVELSSDTLQKKDLVIGENRPKVLPEKKETKKKDQSDKNTNHIPGMGSDVESAEPSDEEETETEGLKTKKEIKKMLKKQATKKIQKSKVFKMKSNMERVQNKKKSQQKKRHMTGKSDPRKAKGKKKIGRRKQ, from the exons ATGGGGAAAAGGAACAACAAAAATCAAGTCCGAAAGAAAAAAGTAACTCTTGTATTTGATGAGGCCAAAAGAAA agatTTTCTATGTGGTTTTCGTAAAAGAAAATTGGAGAGAAAAAAGAAAGCACAAGAAGATTTACAAAGGCTTTTGAAAGAAGAGAAACGACGGATTAAGCAAGAG aATAAAGAATCTTACAAAAAACTAGTTGTTTCCAGTCGTCCTTTACCTGATATAGAGCAATTGCTGAAAGAAGAATATGAAGATGATGATGCAGATGTTAAAGTAAAAATTGTTGAATTATCTTCAgacacattacaaaaaaaagatctaGTTATTGGTGAAAATAGACCAAAAGTACTACCTGAAAAAaaggaaactaaaaaaaaagatcagtcTGACAAAAATACAAATCATATTCCTGGTATGGGATCTGATGTGGAGAGTGCTGAGCCATCCGATGAAGAAGAAACTGAAACAGAAggcttaaaaactaaaaaagagATAAAGAAAATGCTTAAAAAACAAGCAACTAAGAAAATTCAGAAGAGTAAAGTTTTTAAGATGAAAAGTAATATGGAAAGGGTTCAGAACAAGAAAAAATCTCAGCAAAAGAAAAGGCATATGACTGGTAAAAGTGATCCACGGAAAGCTaagggaaaaaagaaaattgggAGGcgaaaacaataa